CTACCCCCTTCCACTCTGATATCGACTCCAACGTAGCCTGCTTTCTTCCAGGTGAGGCGTACCCGTTCGTGGTCACGTTTTCCGGATGCGATTTCTGTAAGGATGTCCTTGTTACGATTGCGAGTGCGCTTATCGTATGGTACGGGTATTTCCTCATCATCTGCGGTGAAGAGGATTGTGGCCGATGGTTTGACTTTGATAATCGGTTCAGAGAATATCATCTTCCCTTCTTCGAAGTAGGGCGTTTTGTTACGCAGGCTTCTCATCGATCGCGCCATAGCCCTGTGCTCTCCAATCTTGACCCTCGCCGTTTTGACAACATCCTCCAGATAGGCAATCCGCGGATCGAACTTGGCTGTGAATTCCTCTCGCAATTCATCTATAGCTTGGGACTCAGAGGTGAGATGTTGCTTGAGAATCTCGGTGAGGACGAAATTGGTGGCTTCCGTGTATTTATCAAATTCCTCCTTCAGTTGATCCTGTTTGGTCTGGGTCAGAAGCACACTAAGTAGTTTGAGAATTTCAACATCGTTAGCAGACATTTGAGCCACTGCCGAAAGGGTACCAATTGTTCCTAATGAATGTGTCCGAAGCCATTATACGGCTAGCCTAGCAAGGACGAACTTGGATTCATCGATTGCCCGCTTGATAGCCTTTGGCTGCAGATCGAACTCACAGAGCGAGAGCAGCATATCCTCGTAGAATTCATTCTCCTTTTCTCGCAAGGAAGTGATGAACTTGAGGCTATCTGGCTCTTCTATTCCGTACATGGCCAACAGAGCATTAGCTATCATGTATATTGCATGACGCATCTCCAGCACTGCCAGTTCATATGACGTGTTGATGGTCAAGGATAGGGCCCCGAAGTAGTGACGTTGTGCTCGATTGAGCAAGGGGATAACCACCGTGTCCAAGTCGCTTTTCTCAAGCCGGTCCTCTGCTTCCCGGAGCCAGCTTTTCACATCTTCAAGAGCATTCATGATTTGTTCTTCATTCATACTTCGCAGCTTGAAGGTTCTGAGGAATAGGCTGTACATTGGAGGATTAAGCAGTCTCGCCTCTGAGAGGACGTCTGCGGTTCTGATGATACTGAATCTGTTATCACTCATCAAAATCGTGCGTGCGAGATTAAAAAGCGCATTTCGCAGCTCGCAAATAGAGCTGACTCTGTCTTTTTCGAGCAGATTCTTTGCTTGATTCAGCTCTGCGGCCGTCCGTTCCTTCACCGCGATGACCACATCTTCTGGCCACACATAGTCTTCAGCAAGCTCCCTCCATTCCTCAAGTCTTCCTGATTTATCATATGCCACCTTCGAATCTTTCACCCGTTCGATGACCTGTGCGATTTGCTGTGGGCTTTTACTTTCCCGGTTCAGTACTTCCTGGATGGTATTTGGCGTGATGAAGGTCATATCAATGCGGACGCCTTTGTGTCGTGATAGAAGGCGAACTGGTGCTTCATCTTGGTCCCAGACTATACAGACATCGAGGTCTGAATCTGGAGTTTGGGCTTTGTTCACATAGGAACCGTAGACAAACATTCCTTCAACGTGCTCTTGTTTCTTCCATTCGTCTACAGTGTCCTGGAGTGCTCGCTCGAATTTGGCTCGAATATCCATCATCACAACTCACCAAGATATGGATTGAATCCCACCGCGTGACGCGGCTTGTACATTGTGATGCACATTGAAATAAAAGACTATGCCAGCTCTAGGTTGAAGAATCCGACAGTCATTAATACCGGTACTTCTCACCTCGAAGCAGAGTTGGTTTCATGGTTCGTTCAGATGGCCGCGAAAATGATGAGCTGCGTCCGGTAGAAGTTACCCGTGATTATCTCAAACATCCTGAGGGATCAGTCCTTATTGCAACTGGTGAGACGAAAGTGATTTGCACCGCCACTGTGGAAGACGGTGTACCGGGTTGGCTGAACGGTAAGGGACAGGGTTGGTGTACTGGGGAGTATGGCATGCTCCCACGGTCTACTGATAACCGCATCAACCGGTATCGACGGAGTGGTCGTACTTACGAGATTCAACGATTGATTGGTCGCTCCTTGCGTGCAGCTCTCGATCTGACATCCCTGGGGGAATATACCCTGCGCATCGATTGTGATGTTATCCAGGCAGATGGAGGTACCCGGACCGCATCGATTACTGGCGGTTACATCGCGCTTGTTGATGCCATAGATTACATGTTGGCTATGGATATGCTTTCAGAAAGCCCGCTTATGGGTGCCGTTGCTGCTGTGAGTGTGGGTGTTGTCAATGGCGAATGTCTGCTCGATCTCTGCTACATCGAGGATTCTACCGCTGATGTTGACATGAACATCGTGATGCGTGATGCAGAGTTTGTCGAGGTACAAGGGACAGCCGAAGGAGAAACTTTTGACCGAACCCAGATGGATGACATGCTTGATCTGGCGGCAAAGGGCTGCGAAGAGCTGATGGAATTTCAGGAGCGCAGCCTCTGCCCTGACTAGTACCCCTATGTGGATTATTCCGCGCGATATAGTGAACCAGCTAAATGCATCTGAAACCAAATGTTTATGAGGAGACTGTTCCCGATAAGGCTTGCTTGCATACGTTGAGTAGGGAACGCATTATACGGCGGCTATAGCAAGGTCGCTGTGAAGTAGTTCTGATAGCTTGACGTATAGCAATGTTTAAATCGCCAGCGTAACTGACTGGCTGAGCGCGCACACCTCAGACTGTGCGTGTGTTTACAGGTCCAAAGTCCTCGCGAGAGGCTCCCGAGAGCTGCACGTTGTGTGCGCTTGATGACAGGACTCATCGGGACCAGACGTTGCGAATGGAGTCATTCCCGGTGGGGGACCGTCGATGCATATGCTTTGGAGTCGTACTCCCGCCACACAGTTTCGTGGCAGAAGTGTATGGATTGATTGCAGAGGATGGAGGTACGAATGAGGTTTACTCAACTCCTTGGCAGCAGGTAATGCTGCACCGGTTATATGATTAGGACTGCAATTCGCTGTACGGTTGTTGGTGGATGACTCGGTTGACATGCCGAAGAAGGACGCGACAAGCGGCGATATTCCGTGGGTAGGCGCATGAAGCCATTGATCCGCGGGATTCCGAATAGGACCTCCAAGCACGGGCTATTACCTCGTGCTATTCCCGAGTCACATCGGGAAGGGGAACGCTCAGAACTGAAGCATCTTAGTATGAGCAGGAGTAGAAAACAAGTCGTGATTCCCTGAGTAACAGCGAGCGAAAGGGGAAAAGGCCAAACTGAACCCCAAGACGAAAAGTGTTGGGGGATGTGGTGTAAGGGCCACGGACAAGTGCCTCAACGTCCAAATCAAAGTCGTCTGGAACGACGCGGCAAAGAGGGTGACACCCCCGTAGGTGTAAAACGTTGGCATGTCTGTGGATCCCAGAGTAGCATGGGTCGGTTGTCTCGTGTGAATTACGCAGGTACAATCTGCGAAGCCTAAATACTATGTCAAACCGATAGCAGACTAGTAGCGCGAGCGAAAGTTGAAAAGTACCGCGGAAGCGGGGTGAAAAGTACCTGAAACCAGCAATCTAGTCAAAGGATGTCTGATTAAAAGAGGAGATACTCGGGGAACGAACTAGGGGAGACCCTTTAGTAGGACCTGAGTGGATCGAATCAGCATCATCCGTCTTGAACCACGGACCAGGGAGTTCATAGAAGTGGCGAGGATAAGGTGTCAAAACCGTAAACGAAGGGAAACCAACAAGCCCGCAACCGGGCAATCCGGTGAGGGGCGACGTCTACAAGGGCGTGTAGTCACAGCTATGACACGAGAAACCAGTCGATCTAGGCTTGGTCAGGGTGAAGCCGGGCGAAAGCTCGGTGGAGGCCCGATAGGGTTCTGATATACAAATCGTTCCGTTGAACTGGGCCTAGGGGTAAAATGCTTATCTAGACTGGTGATAGCTCGTTCTCCGCGAAGTTGGTCGCAGCCAAGCTCTGCTTGAGATATCATGTGGTGTAGAGCACTTTCGGACGACTCGGGATCCCTCGCGGGATTTCACCGTCCTGAAAACTCCGAAGTTGCATGAATCGTAGACGGCAGGAGACGGGTACCCGGGGTAAGCCCGGCAGGCCGAGATGGGGAGAACCGAGAGTGTGGTTAAGGTCCCTAAGTGCCAGATAAGTGCGATAATGAAGGGCGTCGAGAGCCCAAGACAGTCTGGGGGTGAGCTTAGAGGCAGCTATCCCCGAACGAAAGCGTAACAGCTCACAGACCGAGGCTCTCGGCCTCTAAAATGGACGGGGCTAAATCTGGCCACCGAGACCATACCGCACGCGGGTAACACTGCGTGATCGGGTAGCGGAGCGACCTGATGGGGTAGAAGTAGGGCCGTGAGGTCCTGTGGACCCGTCAGTTTTGATCATCCTGGTAGTAGTAACAGCGAAGCATGGTGAGAATCCATGCCACCGAAAGGGAAAGGGTTCTTCGGCAATGCGTCGTCAGCCGAAGCTTAGTCGGTTCTAAGTGGCATCGTAATTCGAGTGTCACGAAAGAGAATCAGGTTAATATTCCTGAACCTCGGAAGTACTCTACGCGGTAACGCGAAGCCGGACTTGTAACTCATCCGGATAGGCCTTGTACAGCACTCGCTGTATTTAACAGGATAATCCTACCGAGTACCGTAATGGTGAGACGTAGGAGAAACTTGGAATAGCAGGTGGTCGGACATCTGTTTGGCTTATTCCCGGTGACCTTGAAAAACGAGTCCGGAAGGATCTTCCGAGTCCGTACCCAGATCTGACACAGGTTCCCTGGCTGAGAAGGCCAAGGTGTATCCAGTTCACTCCAGTTGAGGGAAATCGGCCAATTAGCAGCGTAACTTCGGGATATGCTGTGCCTAGAGGGGTTCACGCTCCTCCAGGTCTATTGTTACTAGGGGGTCCCAACTGTTTAATAAAAACATAGCTGACTGCGAGCGCGTAAGCGTTAGTACAGTCAGTGACTCCTGGTCTGTGCCAGTATGTTAAAGCTCCGGAAGGGGTCCAAGCACTGGTCAACGCCGGGACTAACTATGAGTCTCTTAAGGTAGCCATACGCCTTGTCGGTTAAATGCCGACGTGCATGAAGGGATTAATGAGGGCCCCACTGTCCCCAACTGGAACTGGGTGAACCTACACCGTACCGAATAGTGTACGTAGCGCCAATGGGAAGAGAAGTCCCTGCGGAGGTTTACTACGCAACCTGTTATTGCCATCTTTGCCTATGTGCAAAGCGTAGTCAGGAGCGTTGAATCCCAACTCCTGGGTTGGGAGGATGCAACCATGTAACACTGACCATGTAGACGAGGGTGGCTAACCTAGGCCAAGCGTGCCTAGGGACACTTTCAGGTAGGCAGTTGGGCTGGGGCGGCACGCGGCTGACATCAGATCAGCCGCGACCAATGCTAAGCTCAGAGGCGATGGAAACGTCTCGTTGAGATTAAGGGCATAAGCTTGGCTGATGGGATCCCGCCACGCAAAGGATCCCGGGGCGAAAGCCTGGCCTATCGAACTTCCTGATAGCCAATTGTAAGTGCTGGAAATGACAAAAAACTTACCCCAGGGGTAACAGAGTTGTCGCGGGCAAGAGTTCATATCGACCCCGCGGCTTGCTTCCTCGATGTCGGCTCTTGGTATCCTCGGGTTGCATAAGGCCCGAAGGGTGCGGGTGCTCACCGATTAAAACCGATCGTGAGCTGGGTTTAGACCGTTGCGAGACAGGTCGGTTTCTATCTATTGGCGCTGTTGGATGTTTGATGGCAAGATGATGCCGGTACGAGAGGAACGCATTGTCGCAGCCTATGGTGTACCCATTGTCCGGAAGGGCAGCGTGGGGTAGCTAAGCTGCACGGGATAACAGCTGAATGCATCTAAGCTGGAAGCCCCACCAAAAAAGAAACATCCACTTACTAGACAATTGCTTTAGAGCAGCGTGGCGCTGGTGACAGTGACGCGTGTCTGGAAACGAGGACTCTCGTAGAAGACGAGGTTAATAGGGCGGGGGTGTAAGCACCGAGCTCCGGCGAGGTGTTCAGCTCACCGCTACTAATGTCCGAGGCGAGCAGACCGAAAATATAGCTCGTGCAACACCTAGAGTTGTCAAGATTTGAGCGTAACCTCAGAGAAACGGTACCTCCATCCTCAGCATCTATTTTCAGTTAGTTTTGATTTCACAAACTCGTTCTTCTAGAAGTGAAGAGAGCTATTTCTACCCAATTAATTTCCCAAGAACACTAGTCGGATTCCATGTATAATATTGGGTGCGGCTGCTAAAAAATTCCTCAGCCGCCAAGGGGAGATCAACATCTCCAATACCAAAAAAATATCACTGCATCATAAAATTACTAGCCAAGTCTTGATTTGAGTGCCTCGACTTTCATCTTTGCAGCAATGAACTTGGCTTTGAAAGCTGCTCGAAGACCCGAATTGCATTTTGGTGTGTCGTCGTTATGTGAGAACTTACAATTCGGTGTTCCGTCTATGCACTCTTTTCTATTCTTGTTCTTTATCATTTATATTCACCTTCATCTTGTGCGGCTGAAATCCCGCAGTCGCAACGGGGGAGCTTGGCTCCATGAGTGACATAAAATTGGGATATCCCTAGGTTAGTACCAGTAAAATCAGATTGGTTCGATAACAGTAAAATACAGAGAGACTATCTCTGTACAGAAAAATGACTATCTCAATTTCACTATAAGTATTATGTCTTGTACATTTCAATTCAAGTCTGTTTCATACCGTTGCGGCTGTTTGAAGGATTAAATAGACGGCATTATTTGTAAAATGAATCAGAAAGACGGGAATCAAGCTCCTAGATTTATCCCAGATCATGCCAAGAATCAAGCCCAGCGGCAGACGTGTCAGTAGGGCATGAAGTAGAGGATAAGCCAAACCTCCCTGATACAGCTCGAATCCTGAAGCAACTGTGAACAGATGCAAAGCAGCAAAGACCATCGTAGTTGTGACAATTCCACCCACTCTGCTTCTCATCCGATAACTGAGTCGGTCTTGCATTATGCCTCGGAAGATAAATTCCTCAATCAGCGCCGGAATTACAGCCATAGTAATGATTCCGCTTAACAGCTCTCTATGAATATCTTGAGAGCCGAAAAATTCTAGTGAATTTTGCCCCAGAAGAAGTCTGATAATAAACCCAATAATTAGCGACACCAAAATTGAAACGGTAAGTGGCGAGGACTTTTCGATATCGGACAAATTGAATCCCAGTGAAGAGATTTTGTTCTCTCTGAATACCACCATAAACAGAAGAGGTATAGCGAAAGCGAATATCAACGAGCCTGTTACTATCGCTATATTCGCTAGATTGAAACTCGGTGCAACTAAGAGAGTCCAATCCAAGAAAACCAGTAATACTATTGCACTCTCGACCAAAGGGTCTTCAATGACGGAATCCTTTCTGATTGGTGATGGTGGGTCTTCACCTATAATGAATATAGCGAGTAAAAAGGATCCAATTCCATATATTGCTATGAACAAATCATTGAAGTACACAAAATAGAGGACCGAAAGGCAGGTAATGATTACGGTAGAGGCTTGAAGAATCAGCTTATCCAATTCCGACAATGTTCTGTATCCTTCGTCATTCAGCTCTGTCATAGTAATCGCCCTTTTTCTCTATCGGCCCCCAAAACTACTTTCTATTGTCTGCAAAATCCTCTATGTGAAATTCTTTCGCTCCTTCCCAAAGAAAGTCAAAATCCTTCTCAACTTTTGCTTTTTGTGAACCCGTTTGTTTAGATAGTGTTCCCATCTTACGATTTCCTAAATCTTTAAACGAAATATCCGCCGTCCAGCATTCTTCTTCATTTATTAGATTACGCTGATGGCTTTTCGCTTTGTGTGTCAACCTTACGTGGAAATTGCTCCTTTGCTCTTTTTCCTCCGATAAGCTGTTCAATAGCAGCTCATATTCATGATAGTCACCGTGCCGCTTTCTCTTTGCCGGTTCAATAACTGTTAGGAACTGAATTTTTACCTCATTATCTGCTTCCATGAGATGACGTACCAGTTCTATTGAAGGATAGTTGTCGCGGACTTTCAAATAGTCTTCTGCCCGAGATATTATTCTATCAATCAGCCTAGTTGCCTTGGCTTTCTCACCTGGCTCTATTACAACTGAGCCACTTTCTAATGATTTACCGAATTTCCTCTTTACATCCGGGTACAAAGCCCAAAGAATTGCAATGAAGGATGTGGCTCCGGCACCTACCCATCCCAATGTGATTAATAGTCCTGCATAGGGGGGCGGTCTGGCAACTTCCAGAGGAAGCCTGACTATAGCCCCACTACCGCCGTATTTGAAGCATGAGAGACCAAGATAGAGGTAATCCCGTTCTGAAATCAGAATCTCTTCCACCGAATAACCTTCAAGATTAATATCCTCCTCTAATTGCTCAATGATTGTTTCTTCTTCGTCCAAGCTGAAATAGCATATTCCTTCTCTAGTACCAATGTAAATGCGTTTTCTATCCTCATCGCGTTCAAGAGCATTAATGCGATTGTCTGGCAACCCATCTACCTCTGTAATCCTAGATCGTACAATTTGTGCTTCTCCCCCAGATATCTCGTATACGAGAATCCCATCTTCTGTTCCTACATAGATTCTCTTTGTCAAAGGGTAGTATTCCATTGCCGTAACTTTGAATGTTGAATTAACATCGTCCTTAGATTGACTAAGAACTACCTTCTCCAGCTCTACATCATAAAAGCTGAATCCCTGATTTGTGCCTATCAGAATATAGGGCTCTCTCACCTTCAAATATGAGACATAATCCGAAACCAGTCCATTTGAGGTATTAACT
The sequence above is drawn from the Candidatus Lokiarchaeota archaeon genome and encodes:
- a CDS encoding CPBP family intramembrane metalloprotease; its protein translation is MTELNDEGYRTLSELDKLILQASTVIITCLSVLYFVYFNDLFIAIYGIGSFLLAIFIIGEDPPSPIRKDSVIEDPLVESAIVLLVFLDWTLLVAPSFNLANIAIVTGSLIFAFAIPLLFMVVFRENKISSLGFNLSDIEKSSPLTVSILVSLIIGFIIRLLLGQNSLEFFGSQDIHRELLSGIITMAVIPALIEEFIFRGIMQDRLSYRMRSRVGGIVTTTMVFAALHLFTVASGFELYQGGLAYPLLHALLTRLPLGLILGMIWDKSRSLIPVFLIHFTNNAVYLILQTAATV
- a CDS encoding ribonuclease PH; this encodes MVRSDGRENDELRPVEVTRDYLKHPEGSVLIATGETKVICTATVEDGVPGWLNGKGQGWCTGEYGMLPRSTDNRINRYRRSGRTYEIQRLIGRSLRAALDLTSLGEYTLRIDCDVIQADGGTRTASITGGYIALVDAIDYMLAMDMLSESPLMGAVAAVSVGVVNGECLLDLCYIEDSTADVDMNIVMRDAEFVEVQGTAEGETFDRTQMDDMLDLAAKGCEELMEFQERSLCPD